The window CCCGGCCATCGACGACATCTACCGGCTCGACGAAGCTCCCGCCGCCCTCGACCGCCTCGACCGCGGCGGGTTCGCCGGAAAGCTCATCGTGGCGGTCGCCGAGTGACCACCATCAACAACGGCCCGGCCCGAGAACTCTGTGTCATTCCGCCTGTCCGGCCGGCGGCTGCCGATACCGGCACAAGACATCGGCTTGAGTACGGATAGCGGGCCGAAGGGCAGCGCCGGGGAAGGGCACGCGTGGCCGCTTGTAGCCGTGTGTGGCCGGTGCCGGCAACCGAAGCGGCTGGGCCGATCTGTCCGCCGAGCTGGAGGTTGACGGTTCGCCGAGTCGGACCGAAACGTCCGGTAGGTGTTCGGCAGGTGAGCCGACCTTCGCGGAAGCGGACCGTGTGGTCCGATTCGGGGTGCGGGGTGGTCAGCCGACGGCGTAGCGGAGGCGGATCACGCCGCCCGGCCACGTCTGTGAGTCGGTCAGCCGCAGCGGCAGAGGGGCGGCGCCCGGAGCCAGCAGGGGAGTACCGGCACCCAGGGCGATCGGGGCCACGAACAACTCCAACTCGTCCACTTGTCCGGCAGCGAGGAGGGCCCGCATCACGCTGACACTGCCCCAGACCATGATTCGGACTCCGGCGGCGCGCTGCGCCCGGACGTGGTCGACCGGGTCGGGCACCACCCGGGCCGGGGCGTGCTCGCCCCACGTCGCGGCCGTCAGGGTGGTCGAGCAGACCGTCTTCGGCATCGTGTTGACCTGCTCGGCCATCGGCTCGTCGACAGCGGTCGGCCAGTATTCGGCGAACACCTCGTAGGTGCGGCGACCCAGTAGCACCTCGTCGATGTCGGCGAGCAGCGCGGTGTTGTGGGTTTCCGAGGGGGTGAAGTCGGAGACGGCGGCGAACACGTCGGCCTCGCCGTTGACGCCGGCGAGGAAGCCGTCCACGGAGATCCACTGCTGGGCGAGCAGTCCGCTCACGGGAGATCACCTCAATCAAGGTCAAGGCCGACGATATCCGTGTTCGGGGCCACCGGCATCCGGAGCGGGCGAGACTGGGATGATCCGGAGGTGACCGCCTACATCTCTCACACGACCGTCGACTGCACCAACGCGTTCGC of the Actinoplanes sichuanensis genome contains:
- a CDS encoding dihydrofolate reductase family protein, which gives rise to MSGLLAQQWISVDGFLAGVNGEADVFAAVSDFTPSETHNTALLADIDEVLLGRRTYEVFAEYWPTAVDEPMAEQVNTMPKTVCSTTLTAATWGEHAPARVVPDPVDHVRAQRAAGVRIMVWGSVSVMRALLAAGQVDELELFVAPIALGAGTPLLAPGAAPLPLRLTDSQTWPGGVIRLRYAVG